From one Lycium ferocissimum isolate CSIRO_LF1 chromosome 5, AGI_CSIRO_Lferr_CH_V1, whole genome shotgun sequence genomic stretch:
- the LOC132057275 gene encoding zinc finger protein JACKDAW-like isoform X2, giving the protein MMSGDLFSIHPQQQQQQQQQQVLEPNPNPKANASSKKRRNLPDPDAEVIALSPKTLMATNRFICEICNKGFQRDQNLQLHRRGHNLPWKLKQRNKLEIVKKKVYICPEKTCVHHDPSRALGDLTGIKKHFSRKHGEKKWKCEKCSKKYAVQSDWKAHTKTCGTREYKCDCGTLFSRKDSFITHRAFCDALAEESARITSVGTTNNLNFNQQLQPNLPSGISQIGTSFSQDFSGNNSMHPQQQKPRLSLWLNHQANQLHNNMSATSSNLFGSPSSTALPDHQISSVFGASSIGNQMPWTSSIDKNTPAPSNSSTLSSMYSDNNNQNNQPKSSTPMSATALLQKAAQMGSTKSSPNFFTNTFGVMNSTSSTSPSSNTQMFNTMTQNYNQQTDNGLNGCPNMSSNNANSKAINMDGAFGMHTQGVHFNLDNSLTRDFLGMGNEGGGPFLSQELAKFASMSSAMGLSHYSSGGH; this is encoded by the exons ATGATGTCTGGAGATTTGTTTTCAATTCatcctcaacaacaacaacaacaacagcagcaGCAAGTACTTGAACCAAACCCTAACCCTAAAGCTAATGCTTCttccaagaaaagaagaaatcttCCAG ATCCAGATGCTGAAGTTATTGCACTTTCACCCAAAACACTTATGGCTACAAACAGATTCATATGTGAAATCTGCAACAAAGGTTTTCAAAGGGACCAAAACTTGCAACTTCATAGAAGAGGACACAATCTTCCATGGAAGTTAAAGCAAAGGAACAAACTAGaaatagttaagaagaaagTATACATATGTCCAGAAAAAACTTGTGTTCATCATGATCCTTCTAGAGCACTTGGTGACCTTACTGGTATAAAGAAACATTTTAGTAGAAAACATGGTGAGAAAAAATGGAAGTGTGAGAAATGTTCAAAGAAATATGCAGTTCAGTCTGATTGGAAAGCTCATACAAAGACTTGTGGGACTAGAGAGTATAAATGTGACTGTGGAACTCTCTTTTCCAG GAAAGATAGTTTCATTACACATAGAGCTTTTTGTGATGCTTTAGCTGAAGAGAGTGCAAGAATCACTTCAGTGGGAACTACTAACAATTTGAACTTCAACCAGCAATTACAACCCAATTTGCCTAGTGGAATTTCCCAAATTGGGACAAGTTTTTCACAAGATTTTAGTGGGAATAATTCTATGCATCCTCAACAGCAAAAACCAAGATTATCACTTTGGTTAAATCATCAAGCTAATCAACTTCATAACAATATGTCAGCAACAAGTTCAAATCTTTTTGGTTCTCCCAGTTCAACTGCATTACCAGATCATCAAATCTCAAGTGTCTTTGGTGCATCATCAATTGGTAACCAAATGCCTTGGACATCATCAATTGACAAGAATACCCCTGCACCATCAAATTCCTCAACTTTATCTTCTATGTACTCTGATAATAATAACCAAAATAACCAACCAAAATCTTCAACACCAATGTCAGCTACAGCCCTTTTACAAAAAGCAGCACAAATGGGCTCAACCAAAAGCAGCCCAAATTTCTTTACCAACACTTTTGGTGTAATGAACTCTACTTCATCAACTTCACCCTCATCAAACACACAAATGTTCAACACTATGACCCAAAATTACAACCAGCAAACAGACAATGGGCTTAATGGGTGTCCAAATATGAGTTCAAATAATGCTAATTCTAAGGCAATCAATATGGATGGTGCATTTGGAATGCATACTCAAGGTGTTCATTTCAACTTGGATAATAGTCTTACTAGAGATTTTTTGGGCATGGGAAATGAAGGGGGTGGGCCATTTTTGTCACAAGAGTTAGCTAAGTTTGCTTCAATGAGTTCAGCTATGGGATTAAGCCATTACAGTAGTGGTGGTCACTAG
- the LOC132057275 gene encoding zinc finger protein JACKDAW-like isoform X1: MMSGDLFSIHPQQQQQQQQQQVLEPNPNPKANASSKKRRNLPGTPDPDAEVIALSPKTLMATNRFICEICNKGFQRDQNLQLHRRGHNLPWKLKQRNKLEIVKKKVYICPEKTCVHHDPSRALGDLTGIKKHFSRKHGEKKWKCEKCSKKYAVQSDWKAHTKTCGTREYKCDCGTLFSRKDSFITHRAFCDALAEESARITSVGTTNNLNFNQQLQPNLPSGISQIGTSFSQDFSGNNSMHPQQQKPRLSLWLNHQANQLHNNMSATSSNLFGSPSSTALPDHQISSVFGASSIGNQMPWTSSIDKNTPAPSNSSTLSSMYSDNNNQNNQPKSSTPMSATALLQKAAQMGSTKSSPNFFTNTFGVMNSTSSTSPSSNTQMFNTMTQNYNQQTDNGLNGCPNMSSNNANSKAINMDGAFGMHTQGVHFNLDNSLTRDFLGMGNEGGGPFLSQELAKFASMSSAMGLSHYSSGGH; the protein is encoded by the exons ATGATGTCTGGAGATTTGTTTTCAATTCatcctcaacaacaacaacaacaacagcagcaGCAAGTACTTGAACCAAACCCTAACCCTAAAGCTAATGCTTCttccaagaaaagaagaaatcttCCAGGTACACCAG ATCCAGATGCTGAAGTTATTGCACTTTCACCCAAAACACTTATGGCTACAAACAGATTCATATGTGAAATCTGCAACAAAGGTTTTCAAAGGGACCAAAACTTGCAACTTCATAGAAGAGGACACAATCTTCCATGGAAGTTAAAGCAAAGGAACAAACTAGaaatagttaagaagaaagTATACATATGTCCAGAAAAAACTTGTGTTCATCATGATCCTTCTAGAGCACTTGGTGACCTTACTGGTATAAAGAAACATTTTAGTAGAAAACATGGTGAGAAAAAATGGAAGTGTGAGAAATGTTCAAAGAAATATGCAGTTCAGTCTGATTGGAAAGCTCATACAAAGACTTGTGGGACTAGAGAGTATAAATGTGACTGTGGAACTCTCTTTTCCAG GAAAGATAGTTTCATTACACATAGAGCTTTTTGTGATGCTTTAGCTGAAGAGAGTGCAAGAATCACTTCAGTGGGAACTACTAACAATTTGAACTTCAACCAGCAATTACAACCCAATTTGCCTAGTGGAATTTCCCAAATTGGGACAAGTTTTTCACAAGATTTTAGTGGGAATAATTCTATGCATCCTCAACAGCAAAAACCAAGATTATCACTTTGGTTAAATCATCAAGCTAATCAACTTCATAACAATATGTCAGCAACAAGTTCAAATCTTTTTGGTTCTCCCAGTTCAACTGCATTACCAGATCATCAAATCTCAAGTGTCTTTGGTGCATCATCAATTGGTAACCAAATGCCTTGGACATCATCAATTGACAAGAATACCCCTGCACCATCAAATTCCTCAACTTTATCTTCTATGTACTCTGATAATAATAACCAAAATAACCAACCAAAATCTTCAACACCAATGTCAGCTACAGCCCTTTTACAAAAAGCAGCACAAATGGGCTCAACCAAAAGCAGCCCAAATTTCTTTACCAACACTTTTGGTGTAATGAACTCTACTTCATCAACTTCACCCTCATCAAACACACAAATGTTCAACACTATGACCCAAAATTACAACCAGCAAACAGACAATGGGCTTAATGGGTGTCCAAATATGAGTTCAAATAATGCTAATTCTAAGGCAATCAATATGGATGGTGCATTTGGAATGCATACTCAAGGTGTTCATTTCAACTTGGATAATAGTCTTACTAGAGATTTTTTGGGCATGGGAAATGAAGGGGGTGGGCCATTTTTGTCACAAGAGTTAGCTAAGTTTGCTTCAATGAGTTCAGCTATGGGATTAAGCCATTACAGTAGTGGTGGTCACTAG